CGAAGAAGAACAAAGAAAAAAATATAAAAGAACTAAAGGTTGAAAAAGGCGCTAATTACCATACATGGGATATGCGAGGGAAAGGCGCAGAACGTTTGGACGGGATGATTTTATGGTGGGCGAGTACAGCTGCGCCTCAGGCAGTACCTGGCATGTATAAAGTAGTTCTGGAGGTAGAAGGAGAGGCAGCTTTGGTACAAAACTTCAACATTGTGCCAGATAAAAATGCTGAAACCGATGTGGCAGGAATGCAACGACAATACGACTTTATCACAGACGTGAATAAAACAGCAGATAAGGCACACAAGTCTATTAAGAATATCAGAAAAATAAATAAGCAGTTAGATGCTTTTCAGAAGCAATACAAAGACAATGAGGCCGTGAAGGAGTTGGTAGCGAAAGCCAAAGATTTGAGCGAGAAATTTTCAGATATAGAAAAAGCATTGTACCAGACTAAAAACAGAAGTGGGCAAGACCCGTTAAACTTCCCGATTAGGTTGACCAATAAATTGGCTCATTTAAACAGTTTGGTTGGTATGGACGATTTTCCACCAACTCAGCAAGATATTGCTGTTAAAAACGAACTTTCCCAACAAGTGAATGCAGAACTAGTGAAGTTTGACTCGCTGGTTTCAGAAGAAATAAAAGCCTTTAACAATGCTTTTAATAGCAAGCAACTTAATTATTTGTTTGTGGAAGAAGAATAACAACAATATGCCACGAGGATTCCTGATTTTTTTCAGGATTGTCCCTATGGGCGAAGTATCTTTGTGGCGTTAGTAATAATACAACTCCTGCCTTCTCGGGAGATACATATGGAATACAATTATATAAAATCACTGCACCTAATCTTTGTCATTACTTGGTTTGCAGGCTTATTTTATATCGTTAGATTGTTTGTTTACCAGATTGAAGCACAGCAAAAAGAGAGTCCGGCACGTGAGATTTTAAGCGAGCAATACAAAATAATGACCAAGCGTCTGTGGTATATTATTACCTGGCCGTCTATGATTTTGGCTACGGGTTTTGCGGTTTGGTTGTTGGCATTGCGTCCTTTTTGGATTACAGATGCCTGGATGCAAGTAAAACTAGGTTTTGTAGTGGCGCTAATTATCTACCATATAAAATGTCACCTTATTTTTAAAGCACATTATAACGGTGTGTACAAGTACAGCTCTAATTGGATGCGTATGTTTAATGAGGGCGCCACGCTCATCTTATTTTCTGTGGTGTTTTTGGTGATACTAAAAAATGCTGTTAACTGGATCTACGGTACGCTTGGGATTGTGGTATTTGCTATTCTAGTCATGTTAGGTATTAAAATGTACAAGCGTATTAGAGAAAAGTAATCACTTTCTACTTTTAGTAAAATGGTCTTTATTCTTTTTTCTGAAATTGGTTTGATTATTGCTATCTTCCCTTAAAATTTAGATTCTTTGACCTTTTACAAAAGCTCTTTACGAAACCGCATCTTTTTCTCCATGATTTTGCTCATTCTTTTGGCGAGTGTGCTCATTGCTGTGGTAACTATTTATCAGTATCGGGAAGAGGCGAAAGACTACCACAGAGATCGTCTGGAGCGTAAAGAGGCAAACATAAAGAAGCACATTAATTATGTGCTTGAAGAAACTACCTACCCGTTAGAGACAGATAAAATTCCTTTAATCTTTAAGGAGAATATTCATCAGATAAAGAAAATTCATAATCTGGATATTTTCTTCTACGACTTAGAAGGAAATCTTTTGGTGTCGTCGGAAGCTAGAATTGTAAAGGACCCGAAACATCAAAAAATTTCGGAAGATGCCATGCAAGCGCTTCGGCAGTCGCCAGAGAAGCAATATGTTGTTCAGTTTAATGAAAACGGACAAGGTTATCAATCGGCTT
This Rasiella rasia DNA region includes the following protein-coding sequences:
- a CDS encoding CopD family protein; this translates as MEYNYIKSLHLIFVITWFAGLFYIVRLFVYQIEAQQKESPAREILSEQYKIMTKRLWYIITWPSMILATGFAVWLLALRPFWITDAWMQVKLGFVVALIIYHIKCHLIFKAHYNGVYKYSSNWMRMFNEGATLILFSVVFLVILKNAVNWIYGTLGIVVFAILVMLGIKMYKRIREK